A single region of the Oculatellaceae cyanobacterium genome encodes:
- the panD gene encoding aspartate 1-decarboxylase, whose protein sequence is MQRSLLLAKIHSCTITDANVNYMGSISIDQALLDASGILPYEQVQVVNVNNGERFITYAIAAPANSGAIELNGAAARLGVKGDRLIIMTYAQFTPEEIKTHTPKVVMVNEQNHLREVLRYNELQNNDFHAELIPSLHL, encoded by the coding sequence ATGCAGCGATCGCTTCTTTTAGCCAAAATTCATAGTTGCACCATTACCGACGCGAATGTGAACTACATGGGTAGTATCAGCATTGATCAAGCGTTACTGGATGCGTCGGGAATATTGCCTTATGAGCAAGTACAGGTAGTTAATGTGAATAATGGGGAGCGATTTATTACTTATGCGATCGCTGCACCCGCAAACTCAGGCGCAATAGAATTAAATGGTGCGGCGGCGCGTTTGGGTGTCAAGGGCGATCGCTTAATTATTATGACTTATGCCCAGTTTACACCTGAAGAAATTAAAACCCACACCCCTAAAGTTGTGATGGTAAATGAGCAAAATCATCTGCGGGAAGTTCTCCGTTATAATGAGTTGCAAAATAATGATTTTCATGCGGAATTAATTCCTAGTTTGCACCTGTAA
- a CDS encoding inorganic diphosphatase gives MDLSRIPAQPKPGLINVLIEIPAGSKNKYEFDKDLNAFALDRVLYSSVQYPYDYGFVPNTLADDGDPLDGMVLIDQPTFPGCVIAARPIGMLEMIDGGDRDEKVLCVPDKDPRYTHIKSLKDLAPHRLDEIAEFFRSYKNLEKKVTEILGWQDVDQVMPLVEKCIQAGSQKS, from the coding sequence GTGGATTTATCACGTATTCCTGCTCAACCCAAACCAGGCTTGATCAACGTTTTGATCGAAATTCCCGCAGGAAGCAAAAACAAGTACGAGTTTGATAAAGACTTAAACGCATTTGCGCTTGACCGAGTACTTTACTCCTCTGTGCAGTACCCTTATGACTACGGCTTTGTACCTAATACCTTAGCTGATGATGGCGATCCCTTGGATGGCATGGTGTTGATTGATCAACCAACATTTCCAGGGTGTGTGATTGCTGCTAGACCCATCGGAATGTTAGAAATGATTGATGGTGGCGATCGCGATGAAAAAGTTCTGTGTGTGCCTGATAAAGACCCCCGTTACACTCACATAAAATCCCTCAAAGATCTTGCTCCTCACCGCTTAGATGAGATTGCTGAGTTTTTCAGATCCTACAAAAACTTAGAAAAGAAAGTTACCGAGATTCTAGGTTGGCAAGATGTCGATCAGGTAATGCCACTGGTTGAAAAGTGCATCCAAGCTGGTAGCCAAAAAAGCTAA
- a CDS encoding DUF362 domain-containing protein — translation MSSTVSLIRATSYEQALLRESLLTLLEPLGGMKAFVKKGDRVLLKPNLLTGSRPGKECVTRPEIVYCVAQLVQEAGGKPFLGDGPAFGSAMGVAKASGYLPLIQELNLPIVEFHGKRYQTVSEDFNHLLLSKEAIDADVVINLPKVKSHVQLTMTLGVKNLFGCVPGKMKAWWHMEAGKDSARFGTMLVETARAINPNLTLIDGIIGHEGNGPSGGEPRELGVLGASSNVFALDRAFLEILNVEPQIVPTVAASQRMGLCPELADIHFPQLQPTELKLTDWKLPENLVPIDFGMPRVIQSTFKHLYIRFIKEKINNYQLTINNH, via the coding sequence ATGTCATCTACTGTTAGCTTAATCCGCGCCACATCCTACGAACAAGCGTTATTGCGAGAATCGCTCTTAACGCTATTAGAACCATTGGGAGGGATGAAAGCATTTGTCAAAAAAGGCGATCGCGTCCTGCTTAAACCCAATCTCCTCACAGGTTCCCGCCCTGGAAAAGAGTGTGTCACTCGCCCAGAAATCGTTTATTGTGTTGCCCAATTAGTACAAGAAGCAGGCGGTAAACCATTTTTAGGCGATGGCCCTGCTTTTGGTAGTGCAATGGGTGTGGCAAAAGCTAGCGGTTATTTACCACTAATTCAAGAACTCAATTTACCGATAGTAGAATTTCACGGCAAGCGCTATCAAACAGTCAGCGAAGACTTTAACCATTTATTGCTGAGTAAAGAAGCAATAGATGCTGATGTGGTGATTAACCTACCAAAAGTAAAATCCCATGTCCAACTCACAATGACATTGGGTGTAAAAAATTTGTTTGGTTGTGTTCCTGGCAAAATGAAAGCTTGGTGGCACATGGAAGCTGGAAAAGATAGCGCCAGATTTGGCACAATGCTTGTAGAAACAGCGCGAGCAATTAATCCTAATTTAACACTTATTGATGGCATTATCGGTCACGAAGGTAATGGCCCTAGTGGTGGCGAACCCCGTGAATTAGGGGTATTAGGCGCATCATCTAATGTTTTTGCTCTAGACCGCGCTTTCTTAGAAATCCTCAATGTTGAGCCACAAATAGTCCCAACTGTTGCTGCATCTCAACGTATGGGTTTATGTCCTGAATTGGCAGATATTCACTTCCCGCAACTACAACCTACAGAACTTAAACTTACTGATTGGAAATTACCTGAAAATCTCGTCCCAATAGATTTTGGTATGCCCCGCGTAATTCAGTCTACTTTTAAACATCTGTATATCAGGTTTATCAAAGAAAAAATTAACAATTATCAATTAACAATTAACAATCACTAA
- a CDS encoding aspartate ammonia-lyase gives MIEATSLAYRIEKDSMGERQIPETAYYGIQTLRATENFPISGIKPLSTYIDACVLIKKATAIANSELGCIPQDIADAIVQAADEVLAGALREQFVVDIYQAGAGTSHHMNVNEVLANRALEIIKDHKGNYQRISPNDHVNYGQSTNDVIPTAIRIGGLLALEKTLNPALVDAMATLISKADEFQDIIKSGRTHLQDAVPVRLGDTFRAWAQILSEHQQRIQTAAQDLTKLGLGGSAAGTGMNTHPQYRDRVAEILSQLINQPLQPAPNMMAAMQSMAPFVNVSGAIRNLAQDCVKISHDLRLMDSGPKTGFKEIQLPPVQPGSSIMPGKYNPVMAEMTSMVCFQVMGYDSAIALAAQAGQLELNVMMPLIAYNLIHSIEILGNTIAALTRQCILGITANSDRCLAYAEGSLALVTALNPHIGYLNAANVAKESLATGKSLRQIVLEQQLMSEEELAKVLDLEKMSTVNSKH, from the coding sequence ATGATTGAGGCAACAAGCTTGGCATACCGCATTGAAAAAGATTCAATGGGTGAAAGACAAATTCCCGAAACAGCTTATTATGGAATTCAAACATTACGAGCAACAGAGAATTTTCCTATTAGTGGAATTAAGCCTTTATCTACATATATAGATGCTTGTGTGCTGATTAAAAAAGCAACTGCGATCGCCAATAGTGAATTAGGTTGCATTCCCCAAGATATTGCTGATGCCATTGTACAAGCAGCCGATGAAGTATTAGCGGGTGCGTTGCGTGAGCAGTTTGTTGTAGATATCTACCAAGCTGGGGCGGGGACTTCCCACCACATGAATGTTAATGAAGTATTGGCAAATCGGGCGCTGGAAATAATAAAAGATCACAAAGGGAACTATCAAAGAATTAGCCCGAACGACCATGTTAATTACGGTCAATCTACTAATGATGTAATTCCCACAGCAATTAGAATTGGGGGATTGTTGGCTTTAGAAAAAACACTAAATCCAGCTTTAGTAGATGCGATGGCCACTTTAATTTCCAAAGCAGATGAGTTTCAAGATATCATCAAATCTGGTAGAACTCATTTGCAAGATGCCGTCCCTGTGCGCTTAGGAGACACATTTCGTGCTTGGGCGCAAATTTTAAGCGAACATCAACAACGCATTCAAACAGCGGCACAAGACTTAACCAAGTTAGGATTAGGAGGTAGTGCGGCTGGTACAGGTATGAATACTCATCCCCAGTATCGCGATCGCGTTGCGGAAATTTTATCCCAGTTAATTAACCAACCATTGCAACCTGCACCAAATATGATGGCAGCAATGCAAAGTATGGCTCCATTTGTGAATGTTTCCGGCGCAATCCGTAACTTAGCGCAAGATTGCGTCAAAATTTCCCATGATTTGCGATTAATGGATTCAGGGCCAAAAACTGGATTCAAAGAAATTCAACTACCACCAGTGCAACCTGGATCATCAATTATGCCAGGAAAGTACAACCCAGTCATGGCAGAAATGACTTCAATGGTGTGTTTTCAGGTGATGGGATATGATAGTGCGATCGCACTTGCTGCCCAAGCAGGACAATTAGAACTTAACGTGATGATGCCGCTAATTGCCTATAATTTGATCCACAGCATCGAAATTTTGGGTAATACCATAGCTGCGCTAACGCGCCAATGTATACTCGGAATAACTGCAAATAGCGATCGCTGTTTAGCTTATGCAGAAGGCAGTTTAGCCTTAGTCACTGCCCTTAATCCTCATATTGGTTATCTTAACGCCGCTAATGTCGCTAAAGAGTCTTTAGCAACCGGAAAATCCCTACGCCAGATTGTATTAGAACAACAGTTGATGAGCGAGGAAGAACTTGCAAAAGTATTAGATTTAGAAAAAATGAGTACAGTCAACAGTAAGCATTAA
- a CDS encoding hybrid sensor histidine kinase/response regulator, with the protein MKKILVIEDEEPLREDIIETLECLEYEGIAAENGAIGVKLALAHLPDLIICDIMMPELDGYGVFTSLRTDPQTATIPFIFLSAKADKSDLRQGMNLGADDYLTKPFTISELSEAISAQIQKRELIEEQANQKLDELRTNISRSLPHEFRTPLQGILSLSEIVISEYDLLDEKTMRNMLYEINNSAQRLSKLIHNFMLYAELEVIATDSERVEELRSSQTFTPEILIKYLASIKFQKADREADLHLNLQDATIKISEQNLQKIAEEIIDNSLKFSSTGTPIYIESSVKDSKYILSVVNYGQGMTLDQIAKVGAYMQFDRKLYEQQGSGLGLQIAKRLVELHEGSLIIDSNPGKDTKVEIALPISQE; encoded by the coding sequence ATGAAAAAAATTCTGGTAATTGAAGACGAAGAACCCCTACGGGAAGACATCATAGAAACTTTAGAGTGTTTAGAATATGAGGGAATTGCTGCTGAAAATGGTGCGATTGGCGTGAAATTAGCACTAGCGCATCTACCAGATCTAATCATTTGTGATATTATGATGCCGGAACTGGATGGTTACGGTGTATTTACTTCTCTACGAACAGATCCACAAACAGCAACAATTCCGTTTATATTTCTGAGTGCTAAAGCTGATAAGTCTGATCTCCGCCAAGGCATGAATTTAGGAGCAGATGATTATCTTACTAAACCTTTTACAATTTCTGAATTGAGCGAAGCCATCTCAGCGCAAATCCAAAAACGTGAATTAATTGAAGAGCAAGCTAATCAAAAATTAGACGAATTACGCACTAATATTAGTCGTTCTTTGCCTCACGAATTTCGTACACCTTTACAGGGCATTTTGAGTTTATCGGAAATTGTTATCAGTGAATATGATTTGCTTGATGAAAAAACTATGAGGAATATGTTATATGAAATTAACAATTCTGCTCAACGCTTATCAAAACTGATCCATAATTTTATGCTATATGCAGAATTAGAAGTAATTGCTACAGATAGTGAACGAGTTGAAGAGTTGCGTAGCAGCCAGACTTTTACTCCCGAAATCCTGATTAAATATCTCGCCTCAATCAAGTTCCAAAAAGCAGACAGAGAGGCAGATCTGCATTTGAATTTGCAAGATGCTACTATTAAAATTTCAGAGCAAAATTTGCAAAAAATTGCTGAAGAAATTATTGATAACTCTTTGAAATTCTCCAGTACTGGCACACCGATTTATATTGAAAGTAGTGTGAAGGATAGTAAATATATTTTGTCTGTAGTTAACTATGGACAAGGTATGACTCTAGATCAAATTGCTAAGGTGGGCGCTTATATGCAATTTGATCGGAAACTTTATGAACAGCAAGGTTCAGGTTTAGGACTGCAAATTGCCAAACGTTTAGTAGAACTGCATGAAGGAAGTTTAATTATAGATAGTAATCCTGGTAAAGATACTAAGGTAGAAATTGCTTTGCCAATTTCTCAAGAGTGA
- a CDS encoding ATP-binding protein — MKYKILVIEDMAELRADIIDTLECLDFEAIGAENGKVGVELAREQLPDLIISDIMMPLLDGYGVLEILSQEEQTATIPFVFLSAKNNTSDIRKGMNLGADDYLTKPFTISELKEAIAIRLEKQAARKRVEEQLRSRETEFRQLAQREELLNSLTKQIRTSLEIKTILTTTLGAIRSLLGIHRCSFLWDRTDVVQRYFELINASEDPEISNIPQCNLLLEIATLGELILKSNILQIDDVLTDEQLDETSKNQLLYLGVTSILAITIKTNSGQSGVIVCEHFIQPRAWSNNEVQLLQAVGDQLAIAIDQGELYAQSRFTATTAKIQAAQLEQALLKLQQTQAQLIQTEKMSSLGQMVAGVAHEINNPVNFIYGNVNHIKNYVHDLLELLQLYQQTNTQSSPEIEELSENIDVDFILQDFPKILNSMQIGADRIRQIVLSLRNFSRLEEADMKPVNIHEGIDNTLLILQNRLKASSSKPAIEVIKEYADLPLVECYAGELNQVFMNILVNAIDALEDDQSQRKQTGLPDQNYIITIRTHLTEPDHVTIVIMDNGPGMTEQIKKRLFDPFFTTKPVGKGTGLGLSITYQIVVEKHDGKLECISEPGQGTQFWITIPIRQN; from the coding sequence ATGAAATATAAAATTTTAGTAATTGAGGACATGGCAGAACTCAGAGCAGATATCATAGATACGCTGGAATGTTTAGACTTTGAAGCTATAGGAGCAGAAAATGGTAAAGTTGGTGTGGAATTAGCACGGGAACAATTACCAGATTTAATAATTTCTGACATTATGATGCCATTACTAGATGGCTATGGTGTTTTAGAAATTCTCAGTCAAGAAGAACAAACAGCTACCATCCCATTTGTATTTCTCAGTGCTAAAAATAATACTTCAGATATTCGCAAAGGAATGAATTTGGGGGCTGATGATTATCTTACTAAACCTTTTACAATATCTGAATTAAAAGAAGCGATCGCAATTCGCTTAGAGAAACAAGCTGCACGTAAACGAGTAGAAGAACAACTGCGATCAAGAGAAACAGAGTTCCGTCAATTAGCGCAACGCGAAGAACTACTCAACAGTTTAACAAAACAAATCCGCACATCCTTAGAAATCAAAACGATTCTCACTACCACATTAGGTGCAATTCGCAGTCTTCTCGGAATCCATCGCTGTAGCTTTTTGTGGGATCGTACTGATGTTGTGCAACGATATTTTGAGTTAATTAATGCTTCTGAAGACCCGGAAATTTCTAATATTCCCCAGTGCAACCTACTTTTAGAAATAGCAACATTAGGCGAGTTAATTCTTAAATCTAATATTTTACAAATCGACGACGTATTGACAGACGAGCAACTAGATGAAACAAGCAAAAATCAGCTACTTTATCTAGGCGTTACATCTATATTAGCTATTACTATTAAAACTAATTCTGGGCAAAGTGGAGTAATTGTTTGTGAACACTTCATTCAACCTCGCGCTTGGAGTAATAATGAAGTTCAACTACTCCAAGCTGTAGGCGATCAATTAGCGATCGCGATCGATCAAGGTGAACTTTACGCTCAAAGTCGCTTCACTGCTACAACTGCCAAAATCCAAGCTGCTCAACTAGAACAAGCTTTACTCAAATTACAACAAACTCAAGCACAACTAATTCAAACTGAGAAAATGTCCAGCTTAGGTCAAATGGTAGCTGGTGTTGCTCACGAAATCAACAACCCCGTAAACTTTATTTACGGTAATGTCAATCACATCAAAAATTACGTCCACGACTTACTTGAGTTGTTGCAGCTTTATCAACAAACTAACACTCAATCTAGCCCTGAAATTGAAGAATTATCTGAAAATATAGATGTAGATTTTATTCTACAAGACTTTCCTAAAATTCTTAACTCCATGCAAATTGGGGCTGATAGGATTCGCCAAATTGTTTTATCACTACGCAACTTCTCCCGCTTGGAAGAAGCCGACATGAAACCCGTTAATATTCATGAAGGCATTGATAACACATTATTAATCTTGCAAAATCGTCTTAAAGCAAGTAGCAGTAAACCTGCTATTGAAGTAATTAAGGAATATGCAGATCTGCCCTTAGTTGAGTGCTACGCTGGGGAACTAAATCAGGTATTCATGAATATTCTTGTTAATGCAATTGATGCTTTAGAGGACGATCAATCTCAACGCAAGCAAACAGGATTGCCCGATCAAAACTATATAATTACAATTCGTACGCACTTAACCGAGCCAGATCATGTAACTATAGTAATTATGGATAATGGCCCAGGAATGACAGAACAGATTAAAAAAAGGCTGTTTGATCCTTTCTTTACTACTAAACCAGTTGGCAAAGGTACAGGCTTAGGATTATCCATCACTTATCAGATTGTGGTAGAAAAGCATGATGGAAAACTTGAGTGTATCTCAGAGCCAGGACAAGGAACCCAGTTTTGGATTACAATTCCTATACGCCAAAATTAA
- a CDS encoding PAS domain S-box protein, producing MFLNFKTMLAKIFSINFTPSNSQQAPASIETYNSLLCATLDSTADGIVVVDTQGKIVSYNHTFAEMWGISQAILDRRDDNQILELVQQQLKQPEEFIKKVRELYGQPNVESYDDLELKDGRYLERYSRPQLTQGKSVGRAFSFRDITQRKKAEIALQQTHAQLEIKIEQRTQELLQANKQLSQEIVERQQVEIALKQAKEELEIRVQERTIALSQAIEQLQQENTERLEVQAELEQSLSLLRATLESTTDGIIVVDLVGKITSFNQKLIEMWRIHESLMLSPDDQQALAFALAPLKNAESFLSKLTELSEQPNLHSYDLLEFNDGRIFEYYCQPQRLKEKIIGRVWSFRDVSGRKQAEQALQQAKAELEMRVQERTASLENAIAQLQSEIAERQRTEDQLRRSEERFRNLVETSSDWVWETDKNYLYTYSSPQIYNILGYKPEQVIGKTPFDLMTAQEAWRVANLFSFLTANQQPFKNIETTKIHQDGHPVILERSAVPIFDGDSKFCGYRGIDREITERKQAEGILRQQALAFENIYDGIIITDNEGHIVDWNPSAERMFGYTKEEVLNKSTEFLHTPEQASVITQEILESIKQYDRWTGEIKFIGKNGTQGVCEAVFVPVYNDAGDQIAVIGVNHDITERKQAEIEIRNALLKEKELNQLKSRFISMASHDFRTPLSAIMISSDLLKAYSHKLTDEKKLNHLNQIQTSVRRMTLLLDDILWMGKATSGKIDFKPQKVNLEELCQEVLAEITIADGNKHQFIYKFQAESSLVEMDRKLIQQMLSNLLSNAVKYSPQEGDIRINITCKDGTAIFQVADQGIGIPSSDQARLFNGFQRASNVGNISGTGLGLAIVKNVVDLHQGNIEIDSQEGVGTTITVYLPIIHSKETTK from the coding sequence ATGTTTTTGAATTTCAAAACAATGTTAGCTAAAATTTTTAGCATAAATTTTACGCCTTCAAATTCTCAGCAAGCGCCAGCAAGTATTGAAACTTATAACTCGTTACTCTGTGCTACCTTGGACTCAACTGCGGACGGAATTGTAGTTGTAGACACCCAAGGTAAAATTGTTAGTTATAACCACACATTTGCTGAAATGTGGGGTATTAGTCAGGCAATTTTAGATCGCAGAGATGACAATCAAATTTTAGAACTTGTCCAGCAGCAGTTAAAACAGCCAGAAGAATTTATCAAAAAAGTTAGAGAGTTGTATGGTCAACCAAATGTGGAAAGCTACGATGATCTAGAACTAAAAGATGGACGTTATTTAGAGCGTTATTCCAGACCTCAACTGACCCAAGGCAAAAGCGTAGGTAGAGCGTTCAGTTTTCGTGATATTACCCAGCGTAAAAAAGCAGAAATTGCACTGCAACAAACCCACGCTCAGTTAGAAATCAAAATAGAGCAACGTACCCAGGAATTATTGCAAGCTAACAAGCAGTTAAGCCAGGAAATTGTTGAGCGTCAACAAGTAGAAATAGCACTCAAACAAGCGAAAGAAGAACTTGAAATCAGAGTGCAAGAGCGTACAATTGCCCTCAGTCAAGCTATTGAACAATTACAGCAAGAAAATACTGAACGTTTAGAGGTACAAGCAGAACTTGAGCAATCATTATCCCTACTGCGTGCCACGCTAGAATCAACTACCGACGGCATTATTGTTGTTGATCTGGTTGGAAAAATCACAAGTTTTAATCAAAAGTTAATTGAAATGTGGCGTATTCATGAGTCTTTGATGTTATCACCAGATGATCAACAAGCACTCGCTTTTGCCTTAGCTCCACTTAAAAATGCCGAAAGTTTTCTCAGCAAACTCACCGAATTATCAGAGCAACCAAATTTACATAGCTACGATCTACTAGAATTTAATGATGGCAGAATTTTTGAGTATTATTGCCAACCACAACGCCTCAAAGAAAAAATTATTGGCAGAGTTTGGAGTTTTCGAGATGTCAGTGGACGCAAGCAAGCAGAGCAAGCTTTGCAACAAGCTAAAGCTGAGTTAGAAATGCGAGTGCAAGAACGCACTGCATCTTTAGAGAATGCGATCGCCCAACTGCAATCGGAAATTGCCGAACGCCAACGCACTGAAGACCAACTGCGGAGAAGTGAAGAGCGTTTTCGTAACTTAGTTGAAACGAGCAGCGATTGGGTTTGGGAAACAGATAAAAATTATCTCTATACTTACTCCAGCCCCCAAATCTACAACATATTAGGATATAAGCCAGAACAAGTAATTGGCAAAACTCCCTTTGACTTGATGACGGCACAGGAAGCTTGGCGCGTTGCTAACCTTTTTAGTTTCCTTACTGCAAATCAGCAACCTTTCAAAAATATCGAAACTACTAAAATTCATCAAGATGGGCATCCAGTGATTTTGGAGAGATCGGCAGTGCCAATATTTGATGGCGATAGTAAATTTTGTGGCTATCGAGGAATAGATCGAGAGATTACTGAACGCAAGCAAGCCGAGGGAATACTGCGTCAGCAGGCACTAGCTTTTGAAAATATCTATGACGGCATCATTATTACCGATAATGAAGGACATATTGTTGATTGGAACCCCAGCGCTGAGAGAATGTTCGGTTATACCAAAGAAGAGGTATTAAACAAAAGTACAGAATTTTTACACACACCAGAACAAGCTAGTGTCATAACACAGGAGATTCTTGAAAGTATTAAGCAGTATGACCGTTGGACTGGGGAAATTAAATTTATCGGTAAAAATGGTACTCAAGGAGTATGTGAAGCAGTTTTTGTACCTGTTTACAATGATGCAGGCGATCAGATTGCTGTTATTGGCGTTAACCACGACATTACCGAACGCAAACAAGCAGAAATAGAAATTCGGAATGCACTCTTAAAAGAGAAAGAGCTAAATCAACTCAAATCTCGCTTTATCTCAATGGCTTCCCACGATTTTCGCACTCCTTTATCAGCCATCATGATTTCTAGCGATTTACTCAAAGCTTACAGCCACAAACTCACTGATGAAAAAAAACTTAACCATTTAAATCAAATCCAAACATCTGTCAGAAGAATGACTTTGTTGCTAGATGATATACTGTGGATGGGAAAAGCCACATCAGGGAAAATTGATTTTAAACCACAAAAGGTTAATTTAGAAGAATTATGTCAAGAAGTTTTAGCGGAAATTACCATTGCTGATGGCAACAAACATCAATTCATCTATAAATTTCAGGCAGAATCTTCCTTGGTTGAAATGGATCGAAAGCTAATTCAGCAAATGCTTTCTAATTTGCTTTCTAATGCTGTTAAATACTCCCCCCAAGAAGGTGATATTAGAATAAATATCACCTGCAAAGATGGAACAGCTATTTTTCAGGTTGCAGATCAAGGAATCGGTATTCCATCCTCAGATCAAGCGCGTCTTTTTAATGGCTTTCAACGCGCTAGTAACGTCGGTAATATTTCTGGTACAGGGTTGGGGTTAGCAATTGTTAAGAATGTCGTAGATTTACATCAGGGAAACATTGAGATTGACAGCCAAGAAGGAGTAGGAACAACTATTACTGTATATCTCCCCATAATTCACAGTAAGGAAACAACTAAATGA
- a CDS encoding tetratricopeptide repeat protein, translated as MPDSMNQVVDVEVEFFFQKGLHLNRIEEYASAIASYGKVVELQPDYAEAWYSRGNALYHLRRYAEAIASYDQALEYRPGFHEAWNNRGNALDDLKHYEEAIASYDQAIKFKPDYFWAWNNRGIALKNLGRYSDAINSYDRAIEFKPNYYWAWYNRAMAMRQLDRFDKAISSLDKALLAKPDFHEAWYHRGIAFQNLGLCENAITSFDESLTVQPKNIDAWYFRGLALDSLGRYQQAIASFDQTLLIQQDKYALNAKGLVLLKLGRYQEALISFDKALHIKPDDHTALYNKARCYALQSDVDLAIEHLQQAINLSPDKYRDMARTHSDFEELQQDYRFQALIQGRDS; from the coding sequence ATGCCAGATTCTATGAACCAAGTTGTAGATGTGGAAGTCGAGTTCTTTTTCCAAAAAGGATTACACCTGAACCGGATAGAAGAATATGCCAGTGCGATCGCCAGCTACGGCAAGGTTGTGGAACTTCAACCTGACTATGCTGAAGCTTGGTATAGCCGAGGTAATGCGCTGTATCACTTACGGCGCTACGCAGAAGCGATCGCCAGTTATGATCAAGCTTTGGAATACAGACCTGGCTTCCACGAAGCTTGGAATAATCGTGGCAATGCGCTAGATGACTTAAAACACTATGAAGAAGCAATCGCCAGCTACGATCAAGCTATTAAGTTCAAACCTGATTATTTTTGGGCTTGGAATAATCGTGGTATTGCCCTAAAAAACCTCGGTCGTTATTCTGATGCGATCAATAGCTATGATCGAGCAATTGAGTTTAAACCAAACTACTATTGGGCTTGGTATAACCGAGCAATGGCGATGCGACAATTAGATCGCTTTGATAAAGCAATTAGTAGCTTAGATAAAGCGCTCTTAGCCAAACCAGACTTCCATGAAGCTTGGTATCATCGAGGAATCGCTTTTCAGAATTTAGGTTTATGCGAGAATGCGATCACCAGCTTTGATGAATCTTTAACTGTCCAACCAAAAAACATCGACGCTTGGTACTTTCGGGGTTTAGCCTTAGATAGTTTAGGTCGCTACCAGCAAGCTATAGCCAGCTTCGATCAAACATTATTAATTCAACAAGATAAATATGCGTTGAATGCTAAAGGTTTAGTATTGTTGAAATTAGGGCGTTATCAGGAAGCGTTGATCAGTTTCGACAAAGCGCTACACATCAAACCTGACGATCATACAGCTTTATATAACAAAGCTCGCTGTTATGCCTTGCAAAGCGATGTGGATCTAGCCATTGAACATTTGCAACAAGCAATAAATCTTAGTCCCGACAAATATCGGGATATGGCAAGAACCCACTCAGACTTTGAAGAATTACAGCAAGATTACCGCTTTCAAGCCTTAATTCAAGGTCGAGATAGTTGA